A single Brienomyrus brachyistius isolate T26 chromosome 11, BBRACH_0.4, whole genome shotgun sequence DNA region contains:
- the stk33 gene encoding serine/threonine-protein kinase 33 isoform X3, with the protein MQTQKKWAIKKVNREKAGSSGVMLLEREVSILKRVNHTHVIHLEEVFETPKRTYLVTELCEGGELKELLQKKQCFTEEETRHVISSLAEAIVYLHKMDIVHRDLKLENILVKSYHSTDGNEMFNIKVTDFGLSVQKGGVGSENMLQATCGTPVYMAPEVISAHDYSQQCDVWSIGVIMYMLLCGEPPFMSSSEDKLFEIITKGELVFTVPIWDTISHGAKKVLCCLLKVDPAHRITASELLNNPWITGDTSTPEAMPTNVLEMMRQFRDEPEEPAVWDGLHGLSLSSPAREPRRHAGAGRTGSGGLSRSQACPPPIEVLGPDGDSHTITAEQRQRMKTIISSANGATKRAGAEGRACSSIYGASKASSRMNSRCSGPQERNGGRTAAVGPSAKQAPCPGRAPLLPCGTGNKCLRLSASTTTKKAT; encoded by the exons ATGCAGACCCAGAAGAAGTGGGCCATTAAGAAGGTCAACAGGGAGAAG GCTGGAAGTTCTGGCGTGATGCTGCTGGAGAGGGAGGTCAGCATACTGAAACGTGTCAACCACACGCATGTCATACACCTGGAGGAAGTGTTTGAAACACCAAAG AGGACGTACCTGGTGACCGAGCTCTGCGAGGGAGGAGAGCTTAAGGAGCTCCTGCAAAAGAAGCAGTGTTTCACCGAGGAGGAGACCCGGCATGTCATCAGCAGCCTGGCGGAGGCCATCGTCTACCTGCACAAAATGG ATATCGTCCACCGGGACCTAaaactggagaacattttagtcAAGAGTTACCACAGTACTGATGGAAATGAGATGTTCAATATCAAG GTGACGGACTTTGGGCTCTCGGTGCAGAAGGGTGGGGTGGGCAGTGAGAACATGCTGCAGGCCACCTGTGGCACTCCCGTCTACATGG CACCAGAGGTGATCAGCGCTCACGACTACAGCCAGCAGTGTGATGTGTGGAGCATCGGGGTCATCATGTACATGCT GCTATGTGGGGAACCTCCCTTCATGTCTAGCTCTGAGGACAAGCTGTTTGAAATCATCACCAAGGGAGAACTTGTCTTCACTGTCCCCATCTGGGACACTATCAGTCATGGAG CCAAGAAGGTTCTGTGTTGTTTGCTGAAAGTGGATCCTGCTCACCGCATTACGGCCAGTGAGCTGCTGAATAACCCCTGGATCACT GGTGACACCTCCACCCCCGAAGCGATGCCCACCAACGTGCTGGAGATGATGCGTCAGTTTCGTGATGAGCCCGAGGAGCCTGCGGTGTGGGACGGCCTCCATGGGCTGTCGCTCAGCAGCCCCGCCCGAGAGCCCCGTCGGCATGCAGGCGCCGGCCGCACGGGCAGCGGGGGGCTCAGTCGCAGTCaggcttgccccccccccatagag GTGCTTGGGCCAGATGGAGATTCACACACCATAACTGCTGAACAGCGACAGAGGATGAAGACTATCATATCCTCGGCCAATGGTGCTACCAAGAGGGCTGGAGCAGAGGGAAGGGCCTGCAGCTCT ATCTACGGAGCCAGCAAAGCCTCCAGCCGAATGAACAGCAGATGCAGTGGCCCCCAGGAGAGGAATGGGGGTCGAACCGCTGCCGTGGGGCCCTCCGCCAAGCAGGCACCCTGCCCAGGGAGGGCTCCCCTCTTGCCCTGCGGGACTGGGAACAAGTGCCTCAGGCTGTCCGCCAGCACTACGACTAAAAAGGCAACGTAG
- the stk33 gene encoding serine/threonine-protein kinase 33 isoform X2, translating into MRRVNALEAGRRMPSQWVRANSSERKVPHTRVEDEAAIQQLYSFGRKLGKGSFGVVYEATHMQTQKKWAIKKVNREKAGSSGVMLLEREVSILKRVNHTHVIHLEEVFETPKRTYLVTELCEGGELKELLQKKQCFTEEETRHVISSLAEAIVYLHKMDIVHRDLKLENILVKSYHSTDGNEMFNIKVTDFGLSVQKGGVGSENMLQATCGTPVYMAPEVISAHDYSQQCDVWSIGVIMYMLLCGEPPFMSSSEDKLFEIITKGELVFTVPIWDTISHGAKKVLCCLLKVDPAHRITASELLNNPWITGDTSTPEAMPTNVLEMMRQFRDEPEEPAVWDGLHGLSLSSPAREPRRHAGAGRTGSGGLSRSQACPPPIEVLGPDGDSHTITAEQRQRMKTIISSANGATKRAGAEGRACSSIYGASKASSRMNSRCSGPQERNGGRTAAVGPSAKQAPCPGRAPLLPCGTGNKCLRLSASTTTKKAT; encoded by the exons ATGCGAAGGGTGAATGCTCTGGAAGCCGGCCGGAGAATGCCGTCCCAGTGGGTACGAGCAAACAGCTCTGAGAGGAAGGTGCCCCACACGCGTGTGGAGGATGAGGCTGCCATCCAG CAGTTGTACTCATTTGGGAGGAAGCTGGGAAAGGGCAGCTTCGGGGTCGTCTATGAAGCCACCCACATGCAGACCCAGAAGAAGTGGGCCATTAAGAAGGTCAACAGGGAGAAG GCTGGAAGTTCTGGCGTGATGCTGCTGGAGAGGGAGGTCAGCATACTGAAACGTGTCAACCACACGCATGTCATACACCTGGAGGAAGTGTTTGAAACACCAAAG AGGACGTACCTGGTGACCGAGCTCTGCGAGGGAGGAGAGCTTAAGGAGCTCCTGCAAAAGAAGCAGTGTTTCACCGAGGAGGAGACCCGGCATGTCATCAGCAGCCTGGCGGAGGCCATCGTCTACCTGCACAAAATGG ATATCGTCCACCGGGACCTAaaactggagaacattttagtcAAGAGTTACCACAGTACTGATGGAAATGAGATGTTCAATATCAAG GTGACGGACTTTGGGCTCTCGGTGCAGAAGGGTGGGGTGGGCAGTGAGAACATGCTGCAGGCCACCTGTGGCACTCCCGTCTACATGG CACCAGAGGTGATCAGCGCTCACGACTACAGCCAGCAGTGTGATGTGTGGAGCATCGGGGTCATCATGTACATGCT GCTATGTGGGGAACCTCCCTTCATGTCTAGCTCTGAGGACAAGCTGTTTGAAATCATCACCAAGGGAGAACTTGTCTTCACTGTCCCCATCTGGGACACTATCAGTCATGGAG CCAAGAAGGTTCTGTGTTGTTTGCTGAAAGTGGATCCTGCTCACCGCATTACGGCCAGTGAGCTGCTGAATAACCCCTGGATCACT GGTGACACCTCCACCCCCGAAGCGATGCCCACCAACGTGCTGGAGATGATGCGTCAGTTTCGTGATGAGCCCGAGGAGCCTGCGGTGTGGGACGGCCTCCATGGGCTGTCGCTCAGCAGCCCCGCCCGAGAGCCCCGTCGGCATGCAGGCGCCGGCCGCACGGGCAGCGGGGGGCTCAGTCGCAGTCaggcttgccccccccccatagag GTGCTTGGGCCAGATGGAGATTCACACACCATAACTGCTGAACAGCGACAGAGGATGAAGACTATCATATCCTCGGCCAATGGTGCTACCAAGAGGGCTGGAGCAGAGGGAAGGGCCTGCAGCTCT ATCTACGGAGCCAGCAAAGCCTCCAGCCGAATGAACAGCAGATGCAGTGGCCCCCAGGAGAGGAATGGGGGTCGAACCGCTGCCGTGGGGCCCTCCGCCAAGCAGGCACCCTGCCCAGGGAGGGCTCCCCTCTTGCCCTGCGGGACTGGGAACAAGTGCCTCAGGCTGTCCGCCAGCACTACGACTAAAAAGGCAACGTAG
- the stk33 gene encoding serine/threonine-protein kinase 33 isoform X1: MELCEMRRVNALEAGRRMPSQWVRANSSERKVPHTRVEDEAAIQQLYSFGRKLGKGSFGVVYEATHMQTQKKWAIKKVNREKAGSSGVMLLEREVSILKRVNHTHVIHLEEVFETPKRTYLVTELCEGGELKELLQKKQCFTEEETRHVISSLAEAIVYLHKMDIVHRDLKLENILVKSYHSTDGNEMFNIKVTDFGLSVQKGGVGSENMLQATCGTPVYMAPEVISAHDYSQQCDVWSIGVIMYMLLCGEPPFMSSSEDKLFEIITKGELVFTVPIWDTISHGAKKVLCCLLKVDPAHRITASELLNNPWITGDTSTPEAMPTNVLEMMRQFRDEPEEPAVWDGLHGLSLSSPAREPRRHAGAGRTGSGGLSRSQACPPPIEVLGPDGDSHTITAEQRQRMKTIISSANGATKRAGAEGRACSSIYGASKASSRMNSRCSGPQERNGGRTAAVGPSAKQAPCPGRAPLLPCGTGNKCLRLSASTTTKKAT, from the exons ATGGAACTCTGTGAG ATGCGAAGGGTGAATGCTCTGGAAGCCGGCCGGAGAATGCCGTCCCAGTGGGTACGAGCAAACAGCTCTGAGAGGAAGGTGCCCCACACGCGTGTGGAGGATGAGGCTGCCATCCAG CAGTTGTACTCATTTGGGAGGAAGCTGGGAAAGGGCAGCTTCGGGGTCGTCTATGAAGCCACCCACATGCAGACCCAGAAGAAGTGGGCCATTAAGAAGGTCAACAGGGAGAAG GCTGGAAGTTCTGGCGTGATGCTGCTGGAGAGGGAGGTCAGCATACTGAAACGTGTCAACCACACGCATGTCATACACCTGGAGGAAGTGTTTGAAACACCAAAG AGGACGTACCTGGTGACCGAGCTCTGCGAGGGAGGAGAGCTTAAGGAGCTCCTGCAAAAGAAGCAGTGTTTCACCGAGGAGGAGACCCGGCATGTCATCAGCAGCCTGGCGGAGGCCATCGTCTACCTGCACAAAATGG ATATCGTCCACCGGGACCTAaaactggagaacattttagtcAAGAGTTACCACAGTACTGATGGAAATGAGATGTTCAATATCAAG GTGACGGACTTTGGGCTCTCGGTGCAGAAGGGTGGGGTGGGCAGTGAGAACATGCTGCAGGCCACCTGTGGCACTCCCGTCTACATGG CACCAGAGGTGATCAGCGCTCACGACTACAGCCAGCAGTGTGATGTGTGGAGCATCGGGGTCATCATGTACATGCT GCTATGTGGGGAACCTCCCTTCATGTCTAGCTCTGAGGACAAGCTGTTTGAAATCATCACCAAGGGAGAACTTGTCTTCACTGTCCCCATCTGGGACACTATCAGTCATGGAG CCAAGAAGGTTCTGTGTTGTTTGCTGAAAGTGGATCCTGCTCACCGCATTACGGCCAGTGAGCTGCTGAATAACCCCTGGATCACT GGTGACACCTCCACCCCCGAAGCGATGCCCACCAACGTGCTGGAGATGATGCGTCAGTTTCGTGATGAGCCCGAGGAGCCTGCGGTGTGGGACGGCCTCCATGGGCTGTCGCTCAGCAGCCCCGCCCGAGAGCCCCGTCGGCATGCAGGCGCCGGCCGCACGGGCAGCGGGGGGCTCAGTCGCAGTCaggcttgccccccccccatagag GTGCTTGGGCCAGATGGAGATTCACACACCATAACTGCTGAACAGCGACAGAGGATGAAGACTATCATATCCTCGGCCAATGGTGCTACCAAGAGGGCTGGAGCAGAGGGAAGGGCCTGCAGCTCT ATCTACGGAGCCAGCAAAGCCTCCAGCCGAATGAACAGCAGATGCAGTGGCCCCCAGGAGAGGAATGGGGGTCGAACCGCTGCCGTGGGGCCCTCCGCCAAGCAGGCACCCTGCCCAGGGAGGGCTCCCCTCTTGCCCTGCGGGACTGGGAACAAGTGCCTCAGGCTGTCCGCCAGCACTACGACTAAAAAGGCAACGTAG
- the LOC125751907 gene encoding ras-related and estrogen-regulated growth inhibitor-like protein isoform X3, translated as MNGIKLALLGSKGAGKSALLVRFLTKRFIGEYASSSNFLYHKRFSVDGRQLNLEVFDPCSQQSVGSRCFLEEPLEWADAFIVVYDIIDRTSFLDSKSILQRIREARVADCKGEVPVCLVANKQDLCHARQVCQEEGRLLALEYKCHFREVSAAEDHQEILSLFIELIRHAMERLKFRADRRRYSGSKSMAQLINNVFCKRRKSV; from the exons ATGAATGGCATTAAGCTGGCCCTGCTGGGCAGCAAGGGAGCGGGCAAGTCCG CTCTCTTGGTGAGGTTCCTCACAAAACGCTTCATCGGAGAGTATGCCTCCAGCAGCA ATTTCTTATACCATAAAAGGTTCTCAGTAGATGGCAGGCAATTAAACCTGGAAGTCTTTGATCCATGTTCTCAG CAGAGCGTGGGCAGCAGGTGCTTTTTGGAGGAGCCTCTGGAATGGGCAGACGCTTTCATCGTGGTGTATGACATCATTGACCGCACGTCCTTCCTCGACTCCAAAAGCATCCTGCAGCGGATCAGGGAGGCCCGTGTTGCTGACTGCAAGGG GGAGGTTCCTGTCTGCCTGGTGGCGAACAAGCAGGACCTGTGTCACGCCCGGCAGGTGTGCCAGGAGGAGGGTCGTCTGCTGGCCCTGGAATACAAGTGCCACTTCCGGGAGGTGTCGGCAGCAGAGGACCACCAGGAGATCCTCAGCCTCTTCATTGAGCTCATTCGGCACGCCATGGAGCGTCTGAAGTTCCGGGCCGACCGGCGGCGCTACAGCGGCTCCAAGTCCATGGCCCAGCTCATCAACAACGTCTTTTGCAAAAGACGGAAGTCAGTCTGA
- the LOC125751907 gene encoding ras-related and estrogen-regulated growth inhibitor-like protein isoform X2 has protein sequence MFSGSSLVAERLLQAARSLVLTRWSLDSGVHKPGGLGGSGRGTVMNGIKLALLGSKGAGKSALLVRFLTKRFIGEYASSSNFLYHKRFSVDGRQLNLEVFDPCSQSVGSRCFLEEPLEWADAFIVVYDIIDRTSFLDSKSILQRIREARVADCKGEVPVCLVANKQDLCHARQVCQEEGRLLALEYKCHFREVSAAEDHQEILSLFIELIRHAMERLKFRADRRRYSGSKSMAQLINNVFCKRRKSV, from the exons ATGTTTTCTGGAAGCTCTCTGGTAGCAGAGCGACTCCTACAAGCAGCACGGTCCCTGGTGCTTACCAGGTGGAGTCTAGACAGCGGCGTGCACAAgcctggggggctggggggctctGGCAGAGGCACAGTCATGAATGGCATTAAGCTGGCCCTGCTGGGCAGCAAGGGAGCGGGCAAGTCCG CTCTCTTGGTGAGGTTCCTCACAAAACGCTTCATCGGAGAGTATGCCTCCAGCAGCA ATTTCTTATACCATAAAAGGTTCTCAGTAGATGGCAGGCAATTAAACCTGGAAGTCTTTGATCCATGTTCTCAG AGCGTGGGCAGCAGGTGCTTTTTGGAGGAGCCTCTGGAATGGGCAGACGCTTTCATCGTGGTGTATGACATCATTGACCGCACGTCCTTCCTCGACTCCAAAAGCATCCTGCAGCGGATCAGGGAGGCCCGTGTTGCTGACTGCAAGGG GGAGGTTCCTGTCTGCCTGGTGGCGAACAAGCAGGACCTGTGTCACGCCCGGCAGGTGTGCCAGGAGGAGGGTCGTCTGCTGGCCCTGGAATACAAGTGCCACTTCCGGGAGGTGTCGGCAGCAGAGGACCACCAGGAGATCCTCAGCCTCTTCATTGAGCTCATTCGGCACGCCATGGAGCGTCTGAAGTTCCGGGCCGACCGGCGGCGCTACAGCGGCTCCAAGTCCATGGCCCAGCTCATCAACAACGTCTTTTGCAAAAGACGGAAGTCAGTCTGA
- the LOC125751907 gene encoding ras-related and estrogen-regulated growth inhibitor-like protein isoform X1: MFSGSSLVAERLLQAARSLVLTRWSLDSGVHKPGGLGGSGRGTVMNGIKLALLGSKGAGKSALLVRFLTKRFIGEYASSSNFLYHKRFSVDGRQLNLEVFDPCSQQSVGSRCFLEEPLEWADAFIVVYDIIDRTSFLDSKSILQRIREARVADCKGEVPVCLVANKQDLCHARQVCQEEGRLLALEYKCHFREVSAAEDHQEILSLFIELIRHAMERLKFRADRRRYSGSKSMAQLINNVFCKRRKSV; this comes from the exons ATGTTTTCTGGAAGCTCTCTGGTAGCAGAGCGACTCCTACAAGCAGCACGGTCCCTGGTGCTTACCAGGTGGAGTCTAGACAGCGGCGTGCACAAgcctggggggctggggggctctGGCAGAGGCACAGTCATGAATGGCATTAAGCTGGCCCTGCTGGGCAGCAAGGGAGCGGGCAAGTCCG CTCTCTTGGTGAGGTTCCTCACAAAACGCTTCATCGGAGAGTATGCCTCCAGCAGCA ATTTCTTATACCATAAAAGGTTCTCAGTAGATGGCAGGCAATTAAACCTGGAAGTCTTTGATCCATGTTCTCAG CAGAGCGTGGGCAGCAGGTGCTTTTTGGAGGAGCCTCTGGAATGGGCAGACGCTTTCATCGTGGTGTATGACATCATTGACCGCACGTCCTTCCTCGACTCCAAAAGCATCCTGCAGCGGATCAGGGAGGCCCGTGTTGCTGACTGCAAGGG GGAGGTTCCTGTCTGCCTGGTGGCGAACAAGCAGGACCTGTGTCACGCCCGGCAGGTGTGCCAGGAGGAGGGTCGTCTGCTGGCCCTGGAATACAAGTGCCACTTCCGGGAGGTGTCGGCAGCAGAGGACCACCAGGAGATCCTCAGCCTCTTCATTGAGCTCATTCGGCACGCCATGGAGCGTCTGAAGTTCCGGGCCGACCGGCGGCGCTACAGCGGCTCCAAGTCCATGGCCCAGCTCATCAACAACGTCTTTTGCAAAAGACGGAAGTCAGTCTGA